From Brienomyrus brachyistius isolate T26 unplaced genomic scaffold, BBRACH_0.4 scaffold58, whole genome shotgun sequence, a single genomic window includes:
- the LOC125724889 gene encoding stonustoxin subunit beta-like isoform X4: MRLSGCRVTEEGCSSLASALKLNPSHLRELDLSYNHPGDSGVKLLSAVLEDPSCKLEKLHVDHGGECRTRPGVQKYSCQLTLNPNTASRSLSLSGGNRKVTHGWGAKQPYPDHPERFEGWCPQLLCRESLTGRCYWEAEWDGYAAWIGVTYKGIERKGGSDCLLAYNDKSWSLRCNTDSYSVWHNDKQTLIPIRPSGSRRVGVYLDWGAGALSFYRVSSDGLTPLHRFTSSFTESLYPGFYVNINSSVSL; encoded by the exons atgag gctgtcaggctgtagagtcacagaagaaggctgttcttccctggcttcagctctgaagttaaacccctcacac ctgagagagctggacctgagctacaatcacccaggagactcaggagtgaagctgctctctgctgtactggaggatcccagctgtaaactggagaagctgca tgtggatcacggtggagagtgcaggaccagaccaggcgtacagaaat actcctgccagctgacgctgaaccccaacacagcaagcagaagcctgtctctgtcaggggggaacaggaaggtgacacatgggtggggggcaaagcagccatatcctgatcatccagagagatttgagggCTGGTGCCCCCAacttctgtgcagagagagtctgactggccgctgttactgggaggctgagtgggatggatatgcagcctggataggagtgacttataaagggatcgagaggaaaggagggagtgactgtCTGCTTgcatacaatgacaagtcatggagtctgcgctgtaatactgacagttactctgtctggcacaatgataaacagactctcatacccatacggccctcaggctcccgcagagtaggagtgtatctggactggggggctggtgctctgtccttctacagagtctcctctgatggactgacccccctgcacagattcacctcctcattcactgagtccctctatccagggttttatgttaatataaactcctcagtgtcactgtga
- the LOC125724889 gene encoding stonustoxin subunit beta-like isoform X1, with the protein MRLSGCRVTEEGCSSLASALKLNPSHLRELDLSDNDLQDSGVKLLSAGLAELHCKLEILRLSGCRVTEEGCSSLASALRSNPSHLRELDLSYNHPGDSGVKLLSAVLEDPSCKLEKLHVDHGGECRTRPGVQKYSCQLTLNPNTASRSLSLSGGNRKVTHGWGAKQPYPDHPERFEGWCPQLLCRESLTGRCYWEAEWDGYAAWIGVTYKGIERKGGSDCLLAYNDKSWSLRCNTDSYSVWHNDKQTLIPIRPSGSRRVGVYLDWGAGALSFYRVSSDGLTPLHRFTSSFTESLYPGFYVNINSSVSL; encoded by the exons atgag gctgtcaggctgtagagtcacagaagaaggctgttcttccctggcttcagctctgaagttaaacccctcacacctgagagagctggacctgagtgacaatgacctgcaggactcaggagtgaagctgctctctgctggactggcggaattacactgtaaactggagatactgag gctgtcaggctgtagagtcacagaagaaggctgttcttccctggcttcagctctgaggtcaaacccctcacacctgagagagctggacctgagctacaatcacccaggagactcaggagtgaagctgctctctgctgtactggaggatcccagctgtaaactggagaagctgca tgtggatcacggtggagagtgcaggaccagaccaggcgtacagaaat actcctgccagctgacgctgaaccccaacacagcaagcagaagcctgtctctgtcaggggggaacaggaaggtgacacatgggtggggggcaaagcagccatatcctgatcatccagagagatttgagggCTGGTGCCCCCAacttctgtgcagagagagtctgactggccgctgttactgggaggctgagtgggatggatatgcagcctggataggagtgacttataaagggatcgagaggaaaggagggagtgactgtCTGCTTgcatacaatgacaagtcatggagtctgcgctgtaatactgacagttactctgtctggcacaatgataaacagactctcatacccatacggccctcaggctcccgcagagtaggagtgtatctggactggggggctggtgctctgtccttctacagagtctcctctgatggactgacccccctgcacagattcacctcctcattcactgagtccctctatccagggttttatgttaatataaactcctcagtgtcactgtga
- the LOC125724889 gene encoding stonustoxin subunit beta-like isoform X3, producing the protein MRLSGCRVTEEGCSSLASALRSNPSHLRELDLSYNHPGDSGVKLLSAVLEDPSCKLEKLHVDHGGECRTRPGVQKYSCQLTLNPNTASRSLSLSGGNRKVTHGWGAKQPYPDHPERFEGWCPQLLCRESLTGRCYWEAEWDGYAAWIGVTYKGIERKGGSDCLLAYNDKSWSLRCNTDSYSVWHNDKQTLIPIRPSGSRRVGVYLDWGAGALSFYRVSSDGLTPLHRFTSSFTESLYPGFYVNINSSVSL; encoded by the exons atgag gctgtcaggctgtagagtcacagaagaaggctgttcttccctggcttcagctctgaggtcaaacccctcacacctgagagagctggacctgagctacaatcacccaggagactcaggagtgaagctgctctctgctgtactggaggatcccagctgtaaactggagaagctgca tgtggatcacggtggagagtgcaggaccagaccaggcgtacagaaat actcctgccagctgacgctgaaccccaacacagcaagcagaagcctgtctctgtcaggggggaacaggaaggtgacacatgggtggggggcaaagcagccatatcctgatcatccagagagatttgagggCTGGTGCCCCCAacttctgtgcagagagagtctgactggccgctgttactgggaggctgagtgggatggatatgcagcctggataggagtgacttataaagggatcgagaggaaaggagggagtgactgtCTGCTTgcatacaatgacaagtcatggagtctgcgctgtaatactgacagttactctgtctggcacaatgataaacagactctcatacccatacggccctcaggctcccgcagagtaggagtgtatctggactggggggctggtgctctgtccttctacagagtctcctctgatggactgacccccctgcacagattcacctcctcattcactgagtccctctatccagggttttatgttaatataaactcctcagtgtcactgtga
- the LOC125724889 gene encoding stonustoxin subunit beta-like isoform X2, which produces MNSIYFTILSYCCRKGFYEDGKQCRRECACRPSSPSECECRLSGCRVTEEGCSSLASALRSNPSHLRELDLSYNHPGDSGVKLLSAVLEDPSCKLEKLHVDHGGECRTRPGVQKYSCQLTLNPNTASRSLSLSGGNRKVTHGWGAKQPYPDHPERFEGWCPQLLCRESLTGRCYWEAEWDGYAAWIGVTYKGIERKGGSDCLLAYNDKSWSLRCNTDSYSVWHNDKQTLIPIRPSGSRRVGVYLDWGAGALSFYRVSSDGLTPLHRFTSSFTESLYPGFYVNINSSVSL; this is translated from the exons atgaattccatttatttcactatTCTGTCATATTGCTGCCGCAAGGgtttctatgaagatggcaaacagtgCAGGAGAGAGTGTgcatgcaggccgtcttccccgtcggagtgtgaatgcag gctgtcaggctgtagagtcacagaagaaggctgttcttccctggcttcagctctgaggtcaaacccctcacacctgagagagctggacctgagctacaatcacccaggagactcaggagtgaagctgctctctgctgtactggaggatcccagctgtaaactggagaagctgca tgtggatcacggtggagagtgcaggaccagaccaggcgtacagaaat actcctgccagctgacgctgaaccccaacacagcaagcagaagcctgtctctgtcaggggggaacaggaaggtgacacatgggtggggggcaaagcagccatatcctgatcatccagagagatttgagggCTGGTGCCCCCAacttctgtgcagagagagtctgactggccgctgttactgggaggctgagtgggatggatatgcagcctggataggagtgacttataaagggatcgagaggaaaggagggagtgactgtCTGCTTgcatacaatgacaagtcatggagtctgcgctgtaatactgacagttactctgtctggcacaatgataaacagactctcatacccatacggccctcaggctcccgcagagtaggagtgtatctggactggggggctggtgctctgtccttctacagagtctcctctgatggactgacccccctgcacagattcacctcctcattcactgagtccctctatccagggttttatgttaatataaactcctcagtgtcactgtga